Genomic segment of Saprospira sp. CCB-QB6:
CCCTTCTTATAATCGGCCCCCATTGTGGTACTTCCCCCAAATGCTACTTTGTTTTCTCCAGCCCCAACCTTGGGGTTAATCAACAAAAGCTGGGCAAAGTCTAGACCTATACCCGCATCATATTTCCAGCCCTCTGGCTCCTCTTCTTTCTTTTTTTCTTCTTCTTGGGCAAAAACAGTGGTCCCAAGGGCCAATAGCCCAAGGAGTAGCAAAAGTTTAGTTTTCATGTTGGTTTTCATTGATGAAGTAATATGTATTGTCCTAAAGAGGACTTTTTTCCCTTTGGGTCACTATTGAACCTCTTCTTTTGCCAAAAAACGGGATAATTGCGCATTCACATTGTCGTAATCCATGTTGATGCCCAAGATGTTACCGTCGGGATTGACCAAAATGGTGGTGGGCACTTCTTTTATTCCATAAAGAGCGGCCACATGGTCATTAAAGCGACTGAGGTCCGATACATGATGTGGCCAAATCAAGCCATCTTTTTCGATGGCGGCCAACCAAGCCTCTTTGCTGGTCTCAATGCCTACACTCAAAATGGTAAAGTTTTCCCCTTTCGAGAATTTGGCCCCATGATATTTGTCGTAAAGACGACGAAGTTGAGGATTAGACTGCCGACAAGGCGCACACCAACTCCCCCAAAAGTCCAATAAAACCCATTGTCCCCGCAAATCCGATAAACGCAGGCTATCTCCACTAGCCAATTGGCCCGCAAACTCTGGCGCAGGCGTACCCGATGTTACTCCAGGCTGACGATACCAACGAAATCCTACCCAGACTAGGGTAATAACAATGGGAATGATAATGAGCTCTGATAGTTTAATATTCATGGCAATCTATTTTGATGAGGGGCAAAATTAAGCTTTCCCAACTGAATAAAGCGTGATTTAGGTTGTTCTCTTTCCCTTTCTGATTGCTTTTTTGGGGCTGCCCCTTCCGCTGGGTTAAAACCCAGCGCAAAGCGGTATCGCTTTGCGAAGCTATACAAAATGAGGGTTAAAACCCTCATGAATTATCGGGCGGGTCGGGCTGTGCGGGGGCTCGCTGCTCGCTCGGCCCTTCGCTTTTTTTCGCTACGCTCAAAAAAGCTCGGTCTGGCCTGCGGCCACCCCCTACCATCCCTCAGCCAGTCGCTGCGCTCGCTTCTAGATCCAAAGAAGGCGGCTGTTTTGGCCCAATAGGCCCGCAGGGCCTAAATCCTAGGAGGGCAAAAGCCCTTCTAGGGGCATGTTCGCAAAGCGAAACCGCTTTTTGCTGTGGGGATTCCCCCACAGCATCGGCTGAGGGATGGAAAGTGGTGCGGCGCAGCCGCAGACCAAGGCGCTTTGCGCCGCAGGGCCGAGCGAACAGCGAGCCACGACACAGCCCGACCCGAGCGCAGCGAGGGGCAGCCCCAAAATAGATTAATACTTGATCCGCGGATCTACCCAAGCATAAAGAAGGTCGGCCACCAAGTTGCCCAAGATGGTCAGCAAGGCCGCCATTAAGGTGACCCCAAAAACCAAAGGCCAATCATAGGCCCGAATGGCATCAATGACCAAAAGCCCCATCCCATTGATGTCAAAAATTAACTCAATGGCTATAGCTCCCGCCAATGCTCTGGGAAATACAGCGCTAAATAAGGTAATCAAGGGAAATAAAGCATTGCGGAAAGCATGGCCCCAATACACCTCTTGCCGACGCAAGCCTTTTGCCCGAGCCGTACGGATATAATCCTGAGCCAATACCTGCAACATGGCCGAACGCATCTGCCGAGAGAGATAGGCAAAGGAACCATAGGTAACCGCAAAAATGGGCAAGAAAAGATGATAGAGATATTGGCCCAATAGGCTCCAAGAAAAGACATTACTATCGGGCAAACCTTGGGTGGGAAACCAATCGTAATGGGCTCCATAGGTGGCAGTAGTTAGAAAGACGACCAACAAACTCGCCAGCCAAAAGGAGGGCAAAGAATAAAGCAAAAAGAGAAAATTACTACTCAATTTATCCCGCTGATCGCCCACCAACTCTAAACCGTTCTTTCTGGAAAACCGCCAACTGCCGCGCCAAGGCCCCAAGAAGAAGAAGAGGGGCAAAAGCAATACGCCAAACTTTAACCAAAGCGGTTGTAAGCCCCAGCTCAAAAAGATTAAGACCCAAAACCATAGATAGGCCAGCTGTAAAAAGAGCAAACTATATTCACTAATATCCAAAAAGCGGCCTCGAATGAGGGCTTGGGCAAAGCGACGAAGCTCTGGACCAAAAGATCGTCCCCATTTCTTTAAAAATGCTCGATAATTTAAGCCAATAAAAGCCAATTGTAAGGGAACAATGGCCCAAACTGCAGCAGGAACAAGCTCCATCAATTGCAAATAAAAGCAAAGCGCCAACAAAGCCCCAAAAATAAGCTGCAAAGGCGATAAAAAGGAATAATAAGCCGTGGGGCGATATCGCCAACTGGCCATCTCTACCCCCAAAGGGACCGAAACCCCATAAGAAATGAGAATGGCCAATAAATTCATGAGCAGGGTCCAACGCAAGGCCTCCCAAATCTTGAGCAAAACAGGTCGTTGATCCTGATAAGAAATGCCCAAATCTCCTCGAATTAAACCTCGGCTAGCATAAACCTCGCGCAAGGGCAACAAACTATCTCGCTCTAGGGCCAACTGCTGATAGTGCTGATCTAAGCTTTGTTTTTCTTCCTCCAATGCAGCCAATTGGGCCAAAAAAGGTGCTTGGGCATTGCTGTCTACTTGCGCCAGCTGAAAACTTAACCGCCTTGCCGCCTTATTCAAGCTATCTATTACCAAATTGAGCTGCCCCAATTCTGCATAACAACTATTTAGGCGATGATGTACGCTACTATCAGGGGCCGAGAAGTAGGGGTAATCCCCAAACATCCAAACATGGTACTGATTATTGAAGCCATAAACGTAGAGTTGAGGGATTAGGGTTTCATTAGGCCTAGCCCCTCTCCGCAACTGATGCAAAGCTTGCCGAACACTATCTAGGGCCAAAGATAAAGGAGCCACTTTAGCTGTTTTGAGGGCCAAGCTATCAAGTAAAATATCTAAAGGTTGCTCTTCATAACGTAGCCAAAGCTCCTCTTTGAGCTGATCTAGTTGCCCTTTTTCTTCATAGGAAAAAGCAACTTTCTCTTTATAGTATAAATGCTCCCAATTTTTCAACTGTTGATAATAGGCCATACAATATTCCGCTGCGCCATACTGATTCATCAAGCGAGCAAGTAATTCTCTATGCCGCTGCGGCTGCAATTGATATAAATCTTTAGGATAAGCCTTGGAGCTTAACCGAAAATAAAAGGCAGGGCGGTCTAATCCTAGCTCTCTACTTTTTTGTCGATAAGCTTGCTCAGAAGCAAAGGGACTGTCATCTCCTCCTTTATTCAGGATGATATCAACAGGGTCGCCTTCTACTAACCGACTAAGGCCAAAGACAAGCAGTGAAACCATAAAAAAGCTAGGAATAAACAGCAACAGCCGTTTAATGGTATATAAGAACATCTTAGAAAGAACTAATGCTTAGAGAAAATTGGTATCCTGCTCAGCCATCTCCAATAAGGTAGCCGATGGCTTAAAACGGGGACCAAAACGCTGGGCCAAGACCTCTGCTCGAGCAACAAATTCCCGCAAACCATAATCATTGATAAATTGGATGACTCCTCCCTTAAAAGGAGCAAAGCCCCAACCGTAAATACTGCCCAAGTTTGCATCATAACTATTCTGAATAACGCCTTCTTCTAGGCAGCGTACCGCCTCTAAGCACTGAATAAAGAGCAGACGATCTTGCAAATCTTTAGGCTGTAGCTGTTCCTGGGCCAAGGGAAAGTTCTCTTTGAGGGCAGGCCACAAGCGGGCGGGTTCTTCTTTGTAGTTATAAAAACCACCATTGCGGGCTTTCCCATAACGCTCTTGGACCAGCATCTCTTGTAAAACAGCAATTGCTGGAGAGGCCTGATAGCGGCCATCTAGCTGCTGTGCGGCCTGTTCCTCCGCAGAGATAATGTACTTAAAGCCCAAATTATCGGCAAAGGCTAAGGGCCCCATGGGCATCCCCGCCTGCAAACCCGCATTTTCTATGGCTGCTGGTCCTTGCCCTTCTTTTAGCAGTAAAATGCCTTCCATAAAGTAGGTACTGGCTACCCGAGAAACAAAAAAGGCGGGACGATCTTGCACAATGATGGGGGTTTTGCGCAATTGCAATACAAAGTCGAAGGCCCTAGCTACCGTTTCATCTGCCGTTTTTTTGCCCACAATGATTTCTACTAAGGGAATACGTGCCAAGGGCGAAAAGAAATGCATCCCAATATAGTTTTCAGGCTGTATGCTCGCCTCAGCCAAATCCGATACCTGCAAAGAAGCAGTATTGGTGGCTAGGAAGCTATGCTGCTGCATCTCTAACTCTACCTCTTTAATGATCCGCTGTTTCAAAGCCCTGTTCTCAAAGACGGCTTCAATGACCAGATCACAGTCTTCCATCTCGCGCATATCACTTGTGGTCTGTATGCGGTCCAGAATCTCCTGGGCCTGCTCTGTTGTCATCTTCCCACTTTTCTCTAGGCGGCTAAGTTTCTCTCTCGCATTGTTCTTTCCTTGCTCAGCTAGGCGTTTGCTCACATCTCTAAGCAAAACTTCTATACCCTGCATAGCGGCCACATAGGCAATGCCCGATCCCATTTGTCCAGCCCCAATGACGCCAATTTTTCGGGCCCTAAAGCGACCAAAGCCCTTAGGGCGACTCATCCCTTGCTTGATTTTATTTAGATCATACCAAAAGGCCTTGGTCTGATTGCGGCAATTTTTACTCATAATCATAGCCGTAAAGTAACGGGCATTGATTCGGGTGGCCGCATCAAAGTCAACAGAGGCCCCTTCAGCCATACAGTTGAGCAGCGACAAAAGCGCAGGGTAGTTGTTGCGGGTTTTGGCAATCAACTCACTACTGAGTTTAGCAATTCGTTCGGCTGTTTTAGGATGCTTGGGGTTGCTTTCCTTGGCAATGCGGTCTTCGGCATCCCAAGGCTTTTCAATGCAAGGCGAAGAGAGAATCCAGCGCTTAGCATGCCGAATCAAATCTTCGGGCCGCTCTACGGCCTCATCAATAATGCCCCTTTGTAGAGCCTCTTTAACGTGTATGAGTCGACTGCTACTAATAAATTTATAGGCTTCCTCTAGGCCCAACATCCACATCAGGCGAATGATGCCCCCGCCACCTGGAATCATCCCCAGGGATAGCTCAGGTAAACCCAATAAGGTCCTTGGATGATCCAAGGCTATGCGATAATGACAAGCTAAGACCAATTCGAATCCACTGCCCAAGGCAGCTCCGTTAATGGCAGCCACTACGGGCACCTTTAAGCGTTCAAAACGTCTGTAAATCTCCCCTAAAAGGTCCGTATGCTCAAAGATTTTAGCAGGGTCCTCGGCCCGATGCAAAAAATCTAGATCGCCACCCGCCAAAAAAGAGCGTTTGGCCGACAAAATAATTACGCCCTTCAAGCTTTTATCGGCTTCCAGATGGTCCAATACAGGCAAAAAAGCCTTGGCAATCTGTGGGTTAATGGTATTGACTCGCTCGCCGCTTTTATCTAAGGTGAGGCTAACAATCCCCTCACTATCTTTCTTGTAATATATCATAGCCTAGTTTCTCAGTTGAATAGGCAAACTAGCAAAAAAAAGCCTTTAATGCCTGAATCTTCCTGTATTTTCTTGATGGGCTTCTCTTTTTTGGGGCTGCCCCTCGCTTCGCTCGGGTCGGGCTATGCGCGGGCTCGCTATTCGCTCGGCCCTTCGCTTTTTCGCTAGGCTCAAAAGCTCGGTCTGGCCCTGCGGGCCACCCGCTACTATCCCTCAGCCAGAAAAGGCGGCCAAAGGCCGCGAAAAAGGCCAGCGCGCAGAAACTGCGGCTGGCCAATATGGAGAATCGAGAGAAAATCTTAGTAAAGTTGTCGGAAAATCGTTTGCATCTGCTTATCGCCAATGCGGTATTTTTTGCGCAAATCGGCAGAGAACTGCTGGCTAAGTACCCGCAGGTCTTGTGCCTTATCCAAATTGAAAAGTTTCCAGTCGGTTTTGGAGCCAGAAGGGCCAGAGCGCTGAAATGCTCTTAGGCTCCAATTATTAGCCGAGCTAAGGCCCAAACAAAAAGGTTCGACCACCCGCCAATCGTCCTGATCGTTGTAACGAAAAGCCACTAGAAGTTGCTGAGAAATAGCATGGTGTAGGTTGAGATGCAATGCGCTGTTCGATTTCATAAGATTAGCCTGTTTTGTTGTGAACAATGTATAATTATTATACGTATAGAATTGCATTTTGTTACTTTTTTGCTTAAATTTCAGGCGTTTTATTTGCCTGATAAACAGTGTTTTGTAAATTATTTTCGAGTTTTTTTGTAGCTGTTTTTTGGACCATTTTAGCGCCTGTTTTTGCTGTATTTATACCGCTTTTTGTGGCAGTTCAGCCCTTTCTCGAGAAGAGCAATAGGCTTTGCACTACAGCCAGGCCGCAGCCTCGGCTGAGGGATGGACAGCAGTGGCCGAAGGCCAGACCAAGCGGGCAAAGCCCGCGCAGGGCCGAGCGAACAGCGAGCTGCGAGACAGCCCGACCCGACCAAAGGGAGGGGCAGCCCCAAAAACAGCAGAACAAATGCAGCGACTATAAAAAAAGACAAAAAAATCTTTTATCTTTGCAGCCTTATATTTTTGCATAATATAACACTGACAATCATGTATCAAACTTTGTTGTACTACAAGTACGCCCATCTAGAAGATGCGGAAGAAATGGCGCCTAAACACCTCCAATTTTGTAAGGATTTAGGCATTTTGGGCCGCATTATTATTGCCAATGAGGGGTTGAATGGAACGATCTCGGGAACGCCAGAGCAATGCCAGGCTTATATGGATTATGTAGAATCTGATCCCCGCCTGCAAGGCATTCATTGGAAAATTGACGATGTGGAGGAGCTTTCTTTTGTTAAGATGCACGTTCGCTACAAGGCAGAAATTGTAAACTCTGGCCTTTTTGATAGCGTAGATCCTACAAAAGAGACGGGAAAGCACCTACAGCCTGCCGAATTTAAGGCCCTAAAGGACCAAGAAGATGTGGTAGTGATTGATATGCGATCTAATTATGAGCACAAGCTAGGCCGCTTTAAAGGGGCCATTACGATGGACATTGATAACTTTCGGGAGTTTCCAGAGAAGATCAAGGAAATGGACCATCTGAAAGATAAAAAAGTATTGACCTATTGCACGGGCGGCATCAAATGCGAGAAAGCCTCGGCTTATTTGATCCAGCAGGGTTTTCAGGATGTTTACCAGTTGCATGGGGGCATCATTAACTATGGCAAAGAGGTTGGTGGAGAAGATTTTGAGGGCGATTGCTACGTTTTTGATGGTCGGGTACATGTGCCTGTAAACACGGTAAATCCTTCGGTCATTAGCCGCTGCTACAACTGTGGTGAAAAGACCACGAGAATGGTCAACTGCTGCAATGCGCATTGCAACGATCACTTTGTACAGTGTGAGCGTTGTAGCCAAGAAATGGCAGGAGCCTGTTCGGTCCAATGTAAAGAATCTGACTATGCTCGTCCCTACAACGAAAAGGGCTTTTATAGAAAGCAACTTTGTGAGGATTAGTAGAAAAGCAGTCCGTATAAAATAGTCGCAAGCGTTTTGTCGTTTTGCGACTATTGCTTTTTTTGGGAAACATCATCAAACTCTAGTTATGTCAGTTGCTCGATTTCTATCTATCTGTTTTTGTCTATTTATGGGCTTTTCTAGTTTATCTGCCCAGCATTATGATCAGGCTATTGGTTTGCGTGGAGGGACCTCTTTTCAGCTTAGTTATAAAGAATTCTTTTCTTATTATCCCTCGCCCCAGATGGCTTGGGAGGTATTGGTCGGGGTCCATATAGATGAGCGTCGCCGCTCTTTTACCAATGGTTATGTGGTGGAAGGGATGTGGTATTATCATCAGGATATTGGCTTTAACACCAACTTCTCGGCTTATGGAGCCGCAGGCCTACATATGGGCATCTATACCCCTGTGGGAGAAAAAAGACGCTTTGGGGCGGGCTTGGCCATTGCTTTGGGGGCCGAATACACCTTTAATTTTACGCCCGTTAATATTGGCTTGGATTGGAAACCCATTTTGGGGAGTCCCCGCAGTTCTTTGTTGCGTGGCGCCTTGACCATCCGCTATATTTTGCCCACCACTTGGCAGTAAAATGCATCTTATTTAAAAAATAGAACGACTTATGAACTACAAATTTTTTATCCTCTGCCTTTTGGCCCTTCCCTTTTTAACTTCCTGCGAAAAGCAATCGGAAAAAGACCGAGAGAAGATCCTCAATTACATTGAGGATAATAATCTGAATGCCCAAGAAGGCGAAGATGGCCTCTTTTATGTCATTGAGGTCGAGGGAACAGGAGATACGGCTACCATTGCCGATAATGTTAAGGTGCATTATGAGGGCTATCTCCTCAATGGAGATAAATTTGACTCTTCTGTTGATCGGGGAACCCCCGCTACTTTTCCCCTAGCCAATGTGATTAAGGGCTGGCAGATAGGAATTCCCAAATTTAAGGAAGGCGGTAGCGGCAAATTGCTGATTCCCTCTGCTCTAGGCTATGGATCCACGGGCAGCGGAAGCATTCCCGCCAATAGCGTCCTCATCTTTGATGTGGAAGTGATTGAGGTGTTATAAGAAAGCCTAGAGAAGGAAAAAAAACGGCCAGCACGCAAATTGCGTGCTGGCCGTTGGTGTTGATTAGCTGTTTGGAGGCGAAACTACTGCACCAAAGTCACTTTCAACATATTGGTCTTTTTCCGCTCATGCAGCGGCATAGAGCCCGTATTGATAATCACATCTCCGGCTTCGAGCAAGCCTTTTTCCTTGAGGATATTCACTACATCTCGGATGGTATCATCGGTGCTCGTAAACTTATCATAATAGTAGCAACGAGTGCCCCAAACCAAGTTGAGGGTCTTAATCAAATGCTCATCCGAAGAGAAAACCACCACATCAGCTTCTGGGCGGTAACTAGAGACCATAAAGCCCGTATAACCCGATTTGGTCATCCCAATAATCATCTTGGCTTTTACCTGCTTGGCAATTCGGCAGGCATTATAGCAAATTGCATCAGACAAAAAGGATTCAGAATCATCAGAAGGAGTGAGTTCGCGATTATAGACTGTGGGCATTTCCTCCGCCTGAGCAATAATGCTATTCATAGATTCTACCACCTTGGTTGGATGCAAGCCCATAGCCGTTTCATTACTGAGCATAACCGTATCGGCGCCATCCAAAACGGCATTGGCTACATCAATAATCTCGGCACGGGTGGGCGTGGGGTTTTTAATCATGCTGTCCATCATCTGTGTGGCCACAATAACGGGACAAGCCTGCTCAATACATTTGCGAATAATCATTTTTTGCAACATAGGCAGGCGCTCCATGGGCACTTCTACGCCTAAGTCGCCTCGAGCTACCATAACCCCATCCGAAGCAGCAATAATTTCATCAATATTGGTAATGGCTTCGGGCTTCTCAATCTTGGCAATAATGCGGGCAGGATGCTTGGCTTTCTTTAGGCGCTTGCGCAAATCCTCAATATCTTGGGCTTTGCGGACAAAAGAAAGGGCAATCCAATTAAAAGGTAGGCTCAAGATAAAGTCTAAATCACGCAGGTCTTTTTCGGTCAAAGAAGGCTGCGAAATATTGGTGTCAGGCAAATTTACGCCCTTGCGAGAAGAAAGAAAGTCGCCATATAAAACCTCTAATTGCACCTCATCTTTACCATTGCTACTCTTAACCAGCAACTCTACTTTTCCATCATCTACTAGTACCTTTTCCCCCACTTTCACATCCTTGGCAAAGTCCGTATAGCTCATATAGACTTTCTCGGCTGTGCCCAGGCATTCCTCAGCAGTAAAGGTCAAGATTTGTCCTTTAGTCAGCGGAATTTTACCGTTTTCAATCTGGCCCACCCGAAGTTTGGGCCCCTGCAAATCCGCCAAAAGGCTAATGTTGGTCCCGTATTTTTTATTGATATATTGCACATAGTCAAAGACCTTTTTGTGGTCCTCATGTTGCCCATGCGAAAAGTTGAGCCGAATGCCATCTACACCCGCTTTGACCAAGCTCAATAGGCTTTGATAGTCATTGGATGCGGGGCCAATTGTGGCCAAAATCTTGGTCTTCTGAAACTTAGAAATTTCCATAAAATGGTTTTTTGTTGTTCTGCTGTTTGATTTGGGGCCTCCGCCTCGCTGCGCTCGTCGGCGCTACGTTTCGGGGCTCGCTGTTCGCTCGGCCCTTCGGCAGCTTTGCCGCCTCGGTCTGGCCTTCGGCCACCCCTGCACATCGCTAGGCCAGCTGGCTTCGCCAGCTTCTAGACGCAAAAAATCTTTCTTCTAATCTTGAATCTTAGAGCCATAGGCTAGGTCTCCCGCATCGCCCAAGCCAGGAACAATATAGGAT
This window contains:
- a CDS encoding TlpA family protein disulfide reductase — encoded protein: MNIKLSELIIIPIVITLVWVGFRWYRQPGVTSGTPAPEFAGQLASGDSLRLSDLRGQWVLLDFWGSWCAPCRQSNPQLRRLYDKYHGAKFSKGENFTILSVGIETSKEAWLAAIEKDGLIWPHHVSDLSRFNDHVAALYGIKEVPTTILVNPDGNILGINMDYDNVNAQLSRFLAKEEVQ
- a CDS encoding ABC transporter permease subunit; this translates as MFLYTIKRLLLFIPSFFMVSLLVFGLSRLVEGDPVDIILNKGGDDSPFASEQAYRQKSRELGLDRPAFYFRLSSKAYPKDLYQLQPQRHRELLARLMNQYGAAEYCMAYYQQLKNWEHLYYKEKVAFSYEEKGQLDQLKEELWLRYEEQPLDILLDSLALKTAKVAPLSLALDSVRQALHQLRRGARPNETLIPQLYVYGFNNQYHVWMFGDYPYFSAPDSSVHHRLNSCYAELGQLNLVIDSLNKAARRLSFQLAQVDSNAQAPFLAQLAALEEEKQSLDQHYQQLALERDSLLPLREVYASRGLIRGDLGISYQDQRPVLLKIWEALRWTLLMNLLAILISYGVSVPLGVEMASWRYRPTAYYSFLSPLQLIFGALLALCFYLQLMELVPAAVWAIVPLQLAFIGLNYRAFLKKWGRSFGPELRRFAQALIRGRFLDISEYSLLFLQLAYLWFWVLIFLSWGLQPLWLKFGVLLLPLFFFLGPWRGSWRFSRKNGLELVGDQRDKLSSNFLFLLYSLPSFWLASLLVVFLTTATYGAHYDWFPTQGLPDSNVFSWSLLGQYLYHLFLPIFAVTYGSFAYLSRQMRSAMLQVLAQDYIRTARAKGLRRQEVYWGHAFRNALFPLITLFSAVFPRALAGAIAIELIFDINGMGLLVIDAIRAYDWPLVFGVTLMAALLTILGNLVADLLYAWVDPRIKY
- a CDS encoding 3-hydroxyacyl-CoA dehydrogenase NAD-binding domain-containing protein — encoded protein: MIYYKKDSEGIVSLTLDKSGERVNTINPQIAKAFLPVLDHLEADKSLKGVIILSAKRSFLAGGDLDFLHRAEDPAKIFEHTDLLGEIYRRFERLKVPVVAAINGAALGSGFELVLACHYRIALDHPRTLLGLPELSLGMIPGGGGIIRLMWMLGLEEAYKFISSSRLIHVKEALQRGIIDEAVERPEDLIRHAKRWILSSPCIEKPWDAEDRIAKESNPKHPKTAERIAKLSSELIAKTRNNYPALLSLLNCMAEGASVDFDAATRINARYFTAMIMSKNCRNQTKAFWYDLNKIKQGMSRPKGFGRFRARKIGVIGAGQMGSGIAYVAAMQGIEVLLRDVSKRLAEQGKNNAREKLSRLEKSGKMTTEQAQEILDRIQTTSDMREMEDCDLVIEAVFENRALKQRIIKEVELEMQQHSFLATNTASLQVSDLAEASIQPENYIGMHFFSPLARIPLVEIIVGKKTADETVARAFDFVLQLRKTPIIVQDRPAFFVSRVASTYFMEGILLLKEGQGPAAIENAGLQAGMPMGPLAFADNLGFKYIISAEEQAAQQLDGRYQASPAIAVLQEMLVQERYGKARNGGFYNYKEEPARLWPALKENFPLAQEQLQPKDLQDRLLFIQCLEAVRCLEEGVIQNSYDANLGSIYGWGFAPFKGGVIQFINDYGLREFVARAEVLAQRFGPRFKPSATLLEMAEQDTNFL
- a CDS encoding WYL domain-containing protein, which encodes MKSNSALHLNLHHAISQQLLVAFRYNDQDDWRVVEPFCLGLSSANNWSLRAFQRSGPSGSKTDWKLFNLDKAQDLRVLSQQFSADLRKKYRIGDKQMQTIFRQLY
- the trhO gene encoding oxygen-dependent tRNA uridine(34) hydroxylase TrhO, producing the protein MYQTLLYYKYAHLEDAEEMAPKHLQFCKDLGILGRIIIANEGLNGTISGTPEQCQAYMDYVESDPRLQGIHWKIDDVEELSFVKMHVRYKAEIVNSGLFDSVDPTKETGKHLQPAEFKALKDQEDVVVIDMRSNYEHKLGRFKGAITMDIDNFREFPEKIKEMDHLKDKKVLTYCTGGIKCEKASAYLIQQGFQDVYQLHGGIINYGKEVGGEDFEGDCYVFDGRVHVPVNTVNPSVISRCYNCGEKTTRMVNCCNAHCNDHFVQCERCSQEMAGACSVQCKESDYARPYNEKGFYRKQLCED
- a CDS encoding FKBP-type peptidyl-prolyl cis-trans isomerase, translated to MNYKFFILCLLALPFLTSCEKQSEKDREKILNYIEDNNLNAQEGEDGLFYVIEVEGTGDTATIADNVKVHYEGYLLNGDKFDSSVDRGTPATFPLANVIKGWQIGIPKFKEGGSGKLLIPSALGYGSTGSGSIPANSVLIFDVEVIEVL
- the pyk gene encoding pyruvate kinase, encoding MEISKFQKTKILATIGPASNDYQSLLSLVKAGVDGIRLNFSHGQHEDHKKVFDYVQYINKKYGTNISLLADLQGPKLRVGQIENGKIPLTKGQILTFTAEECLGTAEKVYMSYTDFAKDVKVGEKVLVDDGKVELLVKSSNGKDEVQLEVLYGDFLSSRKGVNLPDTNISQPSLTEKDLRDLDFILSLPFNWIALSFVRKAQDIEDLRKRLKKAKHPARIIAKIEKPEAITNIDEIIAASDGVMVARGDLGVEVPMERLPMLQKMIIRKCIEQACPVIVATQMMDSMIKNPTPTRAEIIDVANAVLDGADTVMLSNETAMGLHPTKVVESMNSIIAQAEEMPTVYNRELTPSDDSESFLSDAICYNACRIAKQVKAKMIIGMTKSGYTGFMVSSYRPEADVVVFSSDEHLIKTLNLVWGTRCYYYDKFTSTDDTIRDVVNILKEKGLLEAGDVIINTGSMPLHERKKTNMLKVTLVQ